CACAGAACTTGTCGAAAAAGTAGCAGGATATATATATAAACACTTTTCATTCCTCTTTATAACTAAAACACCCACAATAACAATGAACTAATTTATTATATAATCTACTCAGACTTCTGACGCAAGTTTTGTGAATCTATAACATTTCGCAAATAACCACTCTTTGACTGCATCAACTCCATGGGTGAACCCTTCTCCACAATTTTTCCATTACTAAATATAACAATCTCATCTGCAAAAAGCATAGATGATAGTCGATGTGCAATTATTATTGTTGTCTTGTCCGCTGAGAGCTGCTTGAATGTCTAAAAATGTTAATGAAAAGTAATTAAACTACACAAACCCGAATAATCTTGCTCTCTGTGTAAAAGTCAAGTGAACTGGTAGCTTCATCGAATACCAAAATTTTAGGATCCTTAAGGAGACATCTTGCGATTCCAATACGCTGCTTTTCTCCTCCACTTAGTTTCATACCACGTTCTCCCACAATGGTATCATATCCATCTGCAAAACCCATTATAGTGTCATGTATCCCAGCAAGTTTTGCTGCACTCTGCATATTGGTATATTTCTTTCATTGCACAAACCTCTACTTCTTCCACGGTAGCATCAAATTTTCCATACATTATGTTGAACGCAATGGAATCGTTAAAAAGGACAACTTCTTGTGGGACGATACCGAGTGATGACCTGTAATATTTTTAAGTCACTAGCGTACAACAAACCTTAGACTCTTTAAAGTACATGTTTTAATATCTTGACCATCTATAAAAATGCTTCCAGCAGTAGGATCATAGAATCTAAAGAGCATTTTGCATATTGTACTCTTGCCAGACCCCGAGTTTCCAACAATAGCAACAGTTTTGCCGGGATGAGCAGTAAAGCAAAAATCATCCAAGATTTTATGGCAATCAGCCGCGTTGTTTGAAGTGGGATAATAGTAATCTACATTACGAAACTCtattttaccatcctttacgACCAGGTCTGCAGCACCTGGCATATCGTAAACTCTTGGCTGTATACTCAACAACTCAAGAAACTTTTGAATGTCTATAAAGCTTAGCTTGATTTCACGGTACATAGTACCTATCATATTGAGCGGTATTGCCAATTGAAATAGCAAAGTATTCACTAGCACTAAACTGCCAAAATCTGCAGAACCAGAAACAATGCGAGACAATGTTAGCCATAATGATAGAAACAGACCAGTGTTGAATATAAACTGCTGGCCAAAATTGAGTGCTGCTAGTGATTTTTGCACGTTTACTGCATGGGTTTCATAGTCTGCCTGTTGTGCAGCGTATCTAGATAACTCACGCATTTCTGAGTTGTAGTATCTCACGGCTTCGGCGTTTGTGATAGAATCCACAAAAAGTCCTGATGCCTTTTGATCAGCACTAACCATATTTTTACGAATAACCATACGTTTCTTAGTAACCAAGGCAGTGAATAGTATATATAATATCATTGTAAGTGCAGTAACTGTGGCTACAACGGGGCCAACCTTGTAGCATAACAAAGCAGTAACCAAGGTAAACTCCAACGTTGTAGGAACAACCTGGAATACAATTATGCGTAATATTTGAGAAATAGCCTTGATTCCACGGGAAAATATAGCTGATATTTCTCCAGACTTTGATTCCAATAGAAAGTCAATATCAAGACAGTGTATTTTCATGAACATCTTGGAGGCATTTACCCTGCCTGTCTTCTCTGTAACGGTGCTAAACAAGGCATTTCTAAGTTCGCTGAATAAAGAAGACGATATGCGAGACAGGATATAACCAGACAGATAGAGCTGAGGCAGTAATAACTCGGAACTAACCAAGCCTTCCAACCATGAAGCATTCAGCGCAGAAAGGTTATCCGATGGTTTGTTACATACCGAGTTGATCAGAGCCGAGAGAAATAGAGGGATTCCAATCACAGATAACTTGGACgatattaaaaataacATACTAATTAATATACGTCTCTTGGATTCCGAGTCACTAGGCCATAGAAGCTCTATAActttttcaaaattcttcttttttgtCAAATCTTTATCTGAATTTGATGAGAATGCTCTGCGTAGGCTTCTGTTAATAGAAGACGATCCTGGATGTAGCGATAGAAACACATAGTTCCGTGTATTGCTTGATATTGAAGTTGAAAACGGTGTTTCATTGCTGATAAGCGTTCTAACGTGTCTATGAACTCCTGGAGAGCCGCTGCGGAAAACAGCAAGATACCTACAGCTTATATCCCTGGATATTCCTTTAGAATTTAATCCAAAGAGCACATGGGCCGGTGCGCTGCGATATGTGCCGCTCAGGTGATTGGAAAGTCTCTGTATGTTGTAATTCATGATACAAAGATACCAAGTAGACCCAAAATCCTGAACAAATGAGGAAAATCCCTACTATACAAATATAAGTTACATAATTACAACAGTAATAATCCTAAATAGAGCACGGGGGACAGGATGTTGTGGGAAGCGCAAGGGAAGTTCGACAAGTAAGGCTGTGGTGACTACCAAATTGGTAAAGTGGACTTAATGTACGCTATTTTCCAAATGCTGTCAATAAATTGTGCATTCGCCGTGAGATGAGACACAGGTAACCGTATGGTGAAACGTTTAGGTCTCTGGGATATCGCCGCAAAAATGTCGTcatataaaatacaatgTGAATGTTTGAATAATATTTTGCTCCATTTGAAGCGAATGTGTGAGTAAGTAAAGCTATGATGCTACTTTCTCGGTGGATAGAACCCTGTGTGTAGAATACGAGCTTTAAAATTGGGTTCAGATCCAGTTCAGTGGAAATTCTGGTTTAACAAGTATACCATATTCCAGAGATGAGAAGAAAAACCAATACGATACCCCAACAAATAAGGCCCAACTTGGCTGAATGTGCATCAGTTCAATAAACCGACAGGTGTCTACGCGCAAGCGCAGCCCTGAGTTCCCTAAACCCTCACATGTTCCCGGTACAGTGCCTCTATCAGAGCAAGTTGTGATATTTGGGCGCGGGTTCTGTGGGCGCACATTCAATGTGTTGTAATCCCATCAGGTATCACAATGCGCTGTTCCGGACAACACTGTGTTCAATCGATTTTCGATTTTAAACGTTACACTGCGAACTCGCGTTCTAGTGCAGGGTAATGTTTACGCCCGTATGTGTGTATGCTGTCCAAGACAGGCATTCTGTGGCGTCTAAAGGCATTGATCTTTACAAAAAGATCTGCCATGAGTTCGGCTCGGCCACAACAAACACATATAACAACTTATGAACGTATAACATGGGTTTATGCTTTTACTGTGTTAGCGTTAAAAgtacattttttatttcatcTAGTGATTCCTGATTCATACTGGTAATTGCTTTCAAATCCTTCGAAAATAGCTGTGTTATCTCTCTCATTTCGTCCCTAGTGAAACAATTTCTGCAAGTGTATTTTCCTACATGTGTTCATACCTGTGTTTTTGAAGTAGTAATTTAAATAGCCTTGTGCACACTTCACAATACTGTATTCctatatttaaaataacTCTAATATGATGAAAGTTACCTTGCACGAGTGGTTCCAAAGGTAAGAGAGATTTTATAATGTTACAGGGTCTCATATTCCGTATTGAAGCCTTGGTCAGCTTGTCTAGTGCTAGAAAATGAACCAAAAACAGCACTGCACGCTCTCTTGTCTTTGGATTTTTGCTACGAATACATTCGGAAAGATATCCCAGACCACCATTTTTGACAAAATTAGCTTCCGCTACATTACCGTTCCTCACCGATGATGATATTGCGCTTAGTAGTTTTGGTTCCAGTGGTGTTGCTTTAAGTACATGTCTTAGTCTTAATAAACTTTCAGCCAAACCAAAATCTGATGCTTTGTTGATGATGGATTCGTTGTTTGATAGCGTGCATGATATTATCTGTATATTTACATCGTCTTGTGAAAAGGGATACCGATAAGGTCGAATTCAGAATATCGTGATCATTGCTCTTTAATAAATTAATGAACGATTGCAAGAGCCCGGATTTTATGATGTTAGAGGCGTTGCTGGGATGATCATTGAAGTGATCCTCCAAAGTGTCAAATGCACCGAGTAACTGTTCCTTGCTAGTGTTGTCTATCTGTTCATTCTCAGACAGTGTGTTTATTGTTTTTATTGCGTTGTTAATCTCATTTTCGTGTTCATGGACAGTGTTCAAAGCACcctttataaattccaTATCATCCTTAGACAAAGGTTCCCGTTTTTCTTCTGGTAAGTTTTTATCTCGCTAAAAAGTTCTTACCTTCGGAGTCCTTTTTTCCTGAGATATGGCCCAGAGACCACTTGAGTAAACCCTTCCACTCTGGAAGtgacattttaaattatAAAACAGTGTGTATATATTCTTGAAGTTCTAAGAAAATGTGTTGCTGTCAGTAGTTTCGTACCCTTATTGATCCGGGTTTTGTTCGTCCCGAACCTTATGGAATTGTTAGCCTCTGAGTACTTGTAAGGGCGGTCTGTATAAAGGTGCAAATAACGTAAAAATCCTACCAAATTCGTATGTGCGCTCTACTAGTTCTTGGATTATGTCGTTGTGAGACTCTGCTAATCTCACAAAATCCTCAGTATCGCCAGTATTAGTCTCTGTCTTGGCAAATTTATCCCTCAAATCCGTCCAATCTGAAATTGTTTCGTCCGATTTGGATATACTTAACAATTCCGCAACTATAATAGAAGTATATCTTGTACGCTTAACAATACCTGTGACCTTATCGGAGTATGACGTTGTCCTTTCTGCCGATAACGAATTCTTAGGGCCAATTACAAATGAATCAAGTAGCGGTACGTATGACGAAAAGAAATTTGTCAAGTTTATGGATATACCGCGCatatcatttataaatttagaGCTACATAGCATTACAAAAGTATATGTGTAAcatactatggaagaagGTGTTGCAAGCGAAATATATCATCCAACTGCTCCCCGGAACTCGTGTACAAACATGATACGTGATGGCCCAACTCTTTTAGTGAATACTGAATTGATTCATCCATAGAGTTTACATAAATGTGTTAAACAACCATCTGGAAACTAAAAATGTATCACAGGATGCCCCGGACATAGTAGTGTGTCAAGATAAAAGGGCAGGCAGTTTTATCCGCACATTGGAAATAGTCTATATATAATGGTACACTAGacaaaaaagaaaaaaaaATGGGTATTACACTTCTCGATTTGAGCGTGTCATCCTTGCGCAGGGGCCATGCTAATCTTCTCTGTATCGTTCCAATTTTTTCAGATGGCACTCCGAAGAGGCCGACCTCCCTCTCGTGTTAGAGATGGGGAGTGGGACATGTGTAGTATAAAGTGTCCAAATGTGGGATGAAACATTATGGGCTAATAATTAAGAATCTCGTTCTGTATATCCTTTAAATCATTTTAGAACCTGCCTTATTTGACAATTATGGCAAGAGTTGTAACAAATGCCTCCCTGCTGCCGCAAGCAGCGCTAGAAACAGAGTAGTCACTAGTTTAGAGTTGCGTTAAAACTCGAAAATAATCATGGGATCTCTCTATGCAAGCAAAAATACGTACAGATCCCCGGTAATGAAACTTATAGAGAAGCCATCTTGGCTACAGAGTCCTCAAAAAATCACCGATGCAAAATCATACATTGTAAGATCACAAAAACGAGAAAATACTCTGAATCGATGCGAGTTTTCCCCTTTTCGATAACCTGCATAGAGTCAGAATAAATTATAATCGCTAATCCCTTTTA
This region of Theileria equi strain WA chromosome 1, complete sequence genomic DNA includes:
- a CDS encoding ABC transporter, ATP-binding protein family member protein (encoded by transcript BEWA_021950A), which gives rise to MNYNIQRLSNHLSGTYRSAPAHVLFGLNSKGISRDISCRYLAVFRSGSPGVHRHVRTLISNETPFSTSISSNTRNYVFLSLHPGSSSINRSLRRAFSSNSDKDLTKKKNFEKVIELLWPSDSESKRRILISMLFLISSKLSVIGIPLFLSALINSVCNKPSDNLSALNASWLEGLVSSELLLPQLYLSGYILSRISSSLFSELRNALFSTVTEKTGRVNASKMFMKIHCLDIDFLLESKSGEISAIFSRGIKAISQILRIIVFQVVPTTLEFTLVTALLCYKVGPVVATVTALTMILYILFTALVTKKRMVIRKNMVSADQKASGLFVDSITNAEAVRYYNSEMRELSRYAAQQADYETHAVNVQKSLAALNFGQQFIFNTGLFLSLWLTLSRIVSGSADFGSLVLVNTLLFQLAIPLNMIGTMYREIKLSFIDIQKFLELLSIQPRVYDMPGAADLVVKDGKIEFRNVDYYYPTSNNAADCHKILDDFCFTAHPGKTVAIVGNSGSGKSTICKMLFRFYDPTAGSIFIDGQDIKTCTLKSLRSSLGIVPQEVVLFNDSIAFNIMYGKFDATVEEVESAAKLAGIHDTIMGFADGYDTIVGERGMKLSGGEKQRIGIARCLLKDPKILVFDEATSSLDFYTESKIIRTFKQLSADKTTIIIAHRLSSMLFADEIVIFSNGKIVEKGSPMELMQSKSGYLRNVIDSQNLRQKSE
- a CDS encoding hypothetical protein (encoded by transcript BEWA_021960A), coding for MLCSSKFINDMRGISINLTNFFSSYVPLLDSFVIGPKNSLSAERTTSYSDKVTGIVKRTRYTSIIVAELLSISKSDETISDWTDLRDKFAKTETNTGDTEDFVRLAESHNDIIQELVERTYEFDRPYKYSEANNSIRFGTNKTRINKEEKREPLSKDDMEFIKGALNTVHEHENEINNAIKTINTLSENEQIDNTSKEQLLGAFDTLEDHFNDHPSNASNIIKSGLLQSFINLLKSNDHDILNSTLSIISCTLSNNESIINKASDFGLAESLLRLRHVLKATPLEPKLLSAISSSVRNGNVAEANFVKNGGLGYLSECIRSKNPKTRERAVLFLVHFLALDKLTKASIRNMRPCNIIKSLLPLEPLVQGIQYCEVCTRLFKLLLQKHRNCFTRDEMREITQLFSKDLKAITSMNQESLDEIKNVLLTLTQ